The genome window GGCCCCGCCCGACCCGCCCGTCACGCCGAAGGACGCCGCGACCGTCCTGCTGTTGCGCGACGGGTCCGCCGGACCGGAGGTCTTCCTCCAGCGCCGGGTGAAGGGCATGCCGTTCGCGGGAGGCATGACGGTGTTCCCGGGCGGCGGTGTCGACCCCCGCGACGCCGACACCTCGGTGGCGTGGAACGGCCCCTCCCCGCAGTGGTGGGCCAAGCAGCTCGGGTGCACCGAGGAACTGGCCCGCGCGTTGGTGTGCGCGGCCGTGCGCGAGACGTTCGAGGAGTCCGGCGTGCTCCTCGCGGGCGCCGACCCGGGAACGGTCGTCAGCGACACCGCCGCCTACGCCGACGTGCGCGCGGCGCTGGTGTCGCGGGAGCTCTCGCTGGCCGGGTTCCTCGCGGGCGCGGGCCTGGTGCTGCGCTCGGACCTGCTGCGGCCGTGGTCGAACTGGGTCACGCCGGAGGCCGAGCCGCGCCGCTACGACACCAGGTTCTTCGTCGCGGCGCTGCCGGACGGCCAGCGCGCCGACGCCGCGACCCCGGAGGCGTCCGAGGCGTACTGGCGGACCCCGCGGGCCGCCCTCGACGACTGGCGGCAGGGCCGGTGCGGACTGCTGCCGCCGACGTGGGTCACGTTGACCGAGATCGCCGAGTGCGGCAGCGTGGCCGAGGCGCTGTCGACCGAGCGCGTCCTGACGAAGGTGGTGCCGAAGCTGGCCCGCCGCGACGGCAGGTGGCACGTGCTGATGCCGGGCGATCCCGGCCACGACGGGGAAGGGCAGTGATGGAGCATCCCGCATACGGTTCCGTCCGGCCGGTGACCGCGTACGCGTCCGTGCTGCTGGCGCGCAACCCGGACGTGATGACCCTCGACGGCACCAACACCTGGCTGGTCGGGTCGCCGGACGCGGCGGACCGCATCGTCATCGACCCCGGCCCCGCCGACCGCGACCACCTCGAGCTGGCCGCCGAGCGCCCGGTGTCTGTGGTCCTGCTGACCCACCACCACCCCGACCACACCGCGGGCGCCCGGGACTTCGCGGAGCTGACCGGCGCGCCGGTCAGGGCTCTGGACCCGGCGCTGTGCGCCGGTGCCGAGCCGCTCACCGACGGGGAGACGGTCGAAGCCTCCGGCGTGCGGCTGCGCGTCCTGGCCACGCCGGGGCACACGGCCGACTCGGTGTGCCTCACCGTCGACGACCCCGCCGAGCCGGCGGTGTTCACCGGCGACACCGTGCTGGGCAAGGGCACGACGGTCGTCGCGCACCCCGACGGGCACCTCGGCTCGTACCTGGAGTCGCTGCGCCTGCTCGGCGACCTGCCGGAGGGCACCAGGGTGCTGCCCGGCCACGGCCCCGAGCTGCCCGACATCAGGGCGATCAGCCGGGCCTACCTGGCGCACCGCAGCCAGCGGCTCGGCCAGATCCGCACCGTCCTGCGCGAGCACGGACCCGGCATCACGGCCCGGCGGGTCGTGGAGATCGTCTACGCCGACGTCGACCCGGCGGTGTGGCCCGCGGCGGAGTGGAGCGTCCAGGCCCAGCTCACGTACCTGCGTGAGCTTGAAGCCCCCGATGGGGCTTCGAGTGGCCCGCAAGGGCCATCGGCGTGAAACGCCGATTCACCTGATGCGTTCAGCCCAAGCCGTCACCACGACCTCGTCCCCGACCGAGAGCTTGCCCGTCTCCAGGACCGCGAACTTCGCACCGAACGCGATACCGCCTTCGGTGCGCCGGTACTCGGCGAGCGTGCGCAGCGGCTCCGGCCCGGTGCGAAGGCCCGTCTCCTGGTCGACCGTGGTCACCGCGCAGCGGATTGCGAGCTTGGTGAAGCCGAGTTCGGCCCCGCCGAGGACGACCCGCCGGAGGCGATCCTCGGTGTGCGGCTCTTCCCAGCCCGAGACCACTACGTTCGGCCGGAAGCGGTTCATGGGGTGCGGCGGGGCGCCGCGCTCGGCAAGCCGCTGGTTGAGCTCGTCGAGCGACGCCAGCGAGAGGACGTGCACCGCCGAGCTGTCGGCGTACCCGGACGTGCCGGGCACGTCG of Saccharopolyspora erythraea contains these proteins:
- a CDS encoding MOSC domain-containing protein — encoded protein: MARIAELICYPIKGCAGTSLLDTFMTPAGLAHDRSFMVVDERGVFRTQRRDPRLALIRPDISADGKRLTLRGPGVEAVSIEVDSSGPRRDVDLFGATYKGIDQGDVVAEWLSEVFAAPRRLVRVPPEHDRVTDGDVPGTSGYADSSAVHVLSLASLDELNQRLAERGAPPHPMNRFRPNVVVSGWEEPHTEDRLRRVVLGGAELGFTKLAIRCAVTTVDQETGLRTGPEPLRTLAEYRRTEGGIAFGAKFAVLETGKLSVGDEVVVTAWAERIR
- a CDS encoding MBL fold metallo-hydrolase — its product is MEHPAYGSVRPVTAYASVLLARNPDVMTLDGTNTWLVGSPDAADRIVIDPGPADRDHLELAAERPVSVVLLTHHHPDHTAGARDFAELTGAPVRALDPALCAGAEPLTDGETVEASGVRLRVLATPGHTADSVCLTVDDPAEPAVFTGDTVLGKGTTVVAHPDGHLGSYLESLRLLGDLPEGTRVLPGHGPELPDIRAISRAYLAHRSQRLGQIRTVLREHGPGITARRVVEIVYADVDPAVWPAAEWSVQAQLTYLRELEAPDGASSGPQGPSA
- a CDS encoding NUDIX hydrolase; the protein is MVQLPDELALPEGFVPEAPPDPPVTPKDAATVLLLRDGSAGPEVFLQRRVKGMPFAGGMTVFPGGGVDPRDADTSVAWNGPSPQWWAKQLGCTEELARALVCAAVRETFEESGVLLAGADPGTVVSDTAAYADVRAALVSRELSLAGFLAGAGLVLRSDLLRPWSNWVTPEAEPRRYDTRFFVAALPDGQRADAATPEASEAYWRTPRAALDDWRQGRCGLLPPTWVTLTEIAECGSVAEALSTERVLTKVVPKLARRDGRWHVLMPGDPGHDGEGQ